The stretch of DNA AGCACGCGGGTGAACGCCCCCTTGTAGCCGTCGCTCCCGGCCCCGGAGCGCAGCATGCTGCCGATCGCGCGGTCGCCGTACCGGCCGCCGATGAAGGCCCAGAAGGCGTGCCCGTAGCGGTAGGGGAAGTAGCGGGGGTCGTCCAGATCCGCGATGGTGGGGAATTTCTCCCGGCGGATCGCCTCGCGCATCCACATCGCGGTGTGCGGATCGCGCGGGCCGAGCGACAGATATTCCGCCATCCCCTCGATGAACCAGAGCGGCAGGTTCAGCGCGCCGGCATTCCCCGCCGCCGCCGAGCTCGCGTTGGTGCTCGTGATGTCGTACTGGAAGGCGTGCACGAGCTCGTGCCCGAGCACGTGATCGGTCGCCTCGAGCGGACCGGCGAACGGCAGCACGATACGCCGCTTGTAGGCTTCGGTGACGCCGCCGGTCCCTTCCCCCAGCTCACCCGCGACGACATTGGTCTGGCGGAACTGCGACGGGCTCGCGTACAGCACCAGGGCCTGTCGGCCGCGCAATTCGTGCGAGAGGATGGTCGACAGCCGTGCGTACCAGCGCTCGGCCATGCGCGCGGCCATCCGCGAGGCCGGCTCCTCCTCCGGGTAGTAGTAGATGTCGAAGTGGTCGGTCTTGAGGACCTTGAAGTCGAACGTCCGGTACTGGACCTTGTTCTGGCCGAAGTACCCGACCTGGGCGGACGCCGGCGCGGGCGCGACGGCGAGCGAGAGGGCGAGCGTCAAGGCAAAGGCAGCTGTCCGTTTCATTACCCCTCCAGCGGGACCCCACCGGCGGGCTGCAACGGCTGTACCTTCGGGCTCGGCGTCGAAATCGCGGAACCAACCCCGGTTCAGCTTCGTCAACCACTGAGCCAGCCTGCCTAATCGGAGGCATCCGTGCGCCGTTCCAAGACCTGCCTCGCCATCCTCGCGCTCGTCCTCTGCCCTGCCGCGGCCGGCGCCCAGAGTCCGGAGAGCAAGACGACCGATCTCGACGCCTTCATGGCCCGCGCGCTGCAGCGTCGGGACATCGACAGGAAGACGCTCGAGGACTACGTACTGGATGAGGTCGAGGAGTTCGAAGTCCTGGGGCCCGGACGCGCGCCGTTTACACGGATGCGGCGCAAGTACACGTGGTACGTGCGCGACGGCTATCACGTGCGCAGCCCGCTCGAGTTCGACGGCGTCCCGATCCCCGAAGCGGATCGACGCGCGTATGAAGACCGCTGGCTCAAGGCCGAGCAGCGCCGGCGCGCGTCTCGCAGCGAGCGTGAAGCGAAGCGCGCCGCCGAAGGGAAGCCGCCGGTGCTGGGTGCCCCGTCGATCAACGAGCCGCGATTCGTCTCCGAGTCCTATTTCATGGACTTCAAGTTCGAGCCGGGGAACTACTACCTCGCCGGCAAGGACACAGTCGACGGCACCGCCGTGCTCAAGATCGACTACCTGCCGACGAGGCTGTTCAGCGACAACGACGAGGAGCGCCGCGCGGCGCGCGAGGAGCGCGACGACTCGCGGCGCGAGGAGCGGCGCGAGGAGCGGCGCGATGCGCGAAGCGAGCAACAGCGCCGCCGCGAAAAGGAGATCGAAGCCGACATCGATCGCAAGATGAACAAGTCGTCGCAGGTCGCGCTGTGGGTGGATCCGACGTCGCACCAGATCGTCAAATACACCTTCGACAACGTCTGGCTCGATTTCCTTCCCGCCGGCTGGATCGTGCGCATCGACGACCTGCGCGCCTCCATGCAGATGGGCCAGCCGTTTCCCGGCGTGTGGCTGCCGCGCGGCGTCTCGATCCACGCCGGCGTCACCATCGCGCTGGGCTCGATCGAAGTGCAGTACACGCGCGCGTTCAGCAACTACCGCCGCGCGGATGTCTCCTCCAAGGTGTCGGTGCCGAAGCGTCCGGGGCTGAAGGAGGGCGGCCGATGATCGCCATGCTCGCACTCGCCGCCGTCCTGCAGGTCGACACCATCGCCGAAGTCCGCGTGCACGGCAACGCCAGGGTCAGCGACGCGGTCGTCCTCCAGCTGGCCGGCGTCGCGGTCGGACAGGCGCTCGGCGCCGGCGATCTCGCGGCGATCGAGAAGCGGCTGCGCGACAGCGGCCGCTTCGACGAGGTCCAGGTGCGGAAGCGCTATCGCACGCTGGCGATGGACGAAGTCTCGCTGGTCCTGCTCGTGCACGAGCGCGCCGGCATCAGTCCCACCGGCGAGCCGCCGGGCGTCGCCCGGCGCCTGCGCAGCCATCTGATGTTCTTCCCCATTCTTCAGTACGACGATGGCTACGGCTGGACGTACGGGGCGCGGACGAGCATGGTCGATGTCGCCGGGAAGGGGACGCGTCTGTCGGTGCCGCTCTCGTGGGGCGGCACGCGCCGCGTGGCGGTGGAGATGGATCGGACGTTCAAGTCCGGTCCGGTGACCCGGCTCTCGGGCTCGTTCGGGCTCGCGCAGCGCGAAAACCCGCACTTCTCGATCGACGATCGCCGTCTCGAGGTCGAAGCACGCGCCGAGCGGCGCCTCTTCGGGCGCCTGACGCTCGGCGCCGAGATCGCCCGCAGCCGGATTACCTTCGCGCCAGTCCGGGACAACGTGTGGACCTCCGGCGCGGACGTCACCCTCGACACCCGGAACGACCCGTCGTACCCGGTGGATGCGGTGCTGGCCAGCGCCGCGTGGAACCGCCTGCACGCCATCGGCACGGCCAGCTTCAGCGCCTCGGGAACGGCGATCGATCGCTACCGCCTCGATGCGCGCGGCTACAAGCGGGTGTTCGGCCAGAACGTACTCGCGGCGCGCGTCGGGTACGACACGGCTTCGGCCCCGCTCCCCCGGTACGAGCAATGGCTGCTCGGCGGATCGACACTGCGCGGCACCCGGGGCGGCGCGTTCGCCGGCGACAAGCGTTTCGTCTGGTCGGCCGAACTCCGCGTACCCTTCTCATCGCCGCTGAGCGCCGGCCGTACGGGAGTCAACGTGTTCGTCGACGGCGGATCGGTCGCGCCGTTCGGCGAGCGGATCGCCGGCCAGACACGACACCGCAGCGCCGGCGCGGGTCTCTGGCTGACCGCCGCCATCTTCAGCCTGAACCTCGACGTGGCGCGATCGATCGACGGCCGTCGCACCCGCGTGCACTTCGGGACGGGATTCAGCTTCTAACGCCTGTCACGGACGTACTCTCGCGGAGGTCGCAGAGAACGCAGAGCAACTCTTCGGTTCCGGCTCTCTCTCCGCGAGCTCTGCGTTCTCCGCGTGAGTACGTCCGTGACAGTCGCTGCCAGTACTCAGCGTCCCGCAAAGGTCACGACGTACTCGGTCCGGGGGCGCAGGCGCACGGTCACCGTCCGATCGGTGCGGGACGTCACCGGCACGTCGGTGCCGCGCGCGCGGACGCCGGTGATGCGCTGGTTCGGCGGCGCCGCGATGACCACGTCGCCGTCGACGTCGGGCCGGAGCATCGCGCGCGTCGCGCGGCCGCCGCTCCACTCGATGTCCACGGCCACCGCGCCGCGGGCGCGCAGGCCCCGCACCGCTCCCGCGGACCACGGCTCCGGGAGCGCCGGCAACAGCGCGATCTCTCCGGCGTGGCTTTGCAGCAGCATCTCCGCGATCCCCGCCGTCCCGCCGAAGTTTCCGTCGATCTGAAACGGCGGATGGTTGTCGAGCAGGTTGGGCAGCGTTGATTTCGCCAGCAAGGCGAGGACGTGCTCGTGCGCCTTCGCCGCGTCCTCCAGGCGCGCGTAGAAGTTGATGATCCACGCGCGGCTCCATCCGGTATGGCCGCCGCCGTTGGCAAGACGCCGTGCGAGCGTGTCGCGGGCG from Vicinamibacterales bacterium encodes:
- a CDS encoding FtsQ-type POTRA domain-containing protein, encoding MIAMLALAAVLQVDTIAEVRVHGNARVSDAVVLQLAGVAVGQALGAGDLAAIEKRLRDSGRFDEVQVRKRYRTLAMDEVSLVLLVHERAGISPTGEPPGVARRLRSHLMFFPILQYDDGYGWTYGARTSMVDVAGKGTRLSVPLSWGGTRRVAVEMDRTFKSGPVTRLSGSFGLAQRENPHFSIDDRRLEVEARAERRLFGRLTLGAEIARSRITFAPVRDNVWTSGADVTLDTRNDPSYPVDAVLASAAWNRLHAIGTASFSASGTAIDRYRLDARGYKRVFGQNVLAARVGYDTASAPLPRYEQWLLGGSTLRGTRGGAFAGDKRFVWSAELRVPFSSPLSAGRTGVNVFVDGGSVAPFGERIAGQTRHRSAGAGLWLTAAIFSLNLDVARSIDGRRTRVHFGTGFSF